From the genome of Miscanthus floridulus cultivar M001 chromosome 10, ASM1932011v1, whole genome shotgun sequence, one region includes:
- the LOC136486942 gene encoding uncharacterized protein has product MHYEARVQAIIEFYAQYRTMKVKKEEARTMNLTKDQFMSVPPWWCRAHIRCWEKMVDEWLQPGWLEHHLACRERRLQMPGASHHQGSLSLDEYREKWSSSHDGQSCSQLKAWVLSKKGKATADIDFNPEDPPEAYSHPSIHSRVTQYTTMAREVHGPQFDPSSQDIDGEIVMRVGGGKKHGRYWIGDSVIDTASTPTLSQIRARSTDSSPAIRPRPTTAQFQIEALQAQVEAEKKQREEMEARVERLEAERQRMDEESRLRMDQMFQYMQNFASSMGQPLPPPPMLFPSPQPPTTTPNQSAASNNQFQDPDLSQRFQGPTQ; this is encoded by the exons atgcactacgaggcgcgcgtccaggccatcatcgaGTTCTACGCTCAATACAGAACCATGaaggttaaaaaagaagaggcaagGACAATGAACCTGACCAAGGACCAATTCATGAGT gtgcctccgtggtggtgcCGAGCGCATATCCGGTGCTGGGAAAAGATGGTGGATGAGTGGTTGCAGCCCGGGTGGTTGGAGCACCACCTTgcttgccgggagcggcgtttgcagatgccaggtgcatcacaccatcaaggcagcctgagCCTTGATGAATATAGGGAAAAATGG TCGTCGTCACATGATGGCCAGTCTTGCTCCCAGCtcaaggcatgggttctgtccaaaaagggcaaggcgacggccgacatcgacttcaacccggaggacccgcctgaGGCGTACAGCCATCCAAGCATCCACAGCCGCGTCACCCAGTATAcaacgatggcaagggaggttcaCGGGCCACAGTTCGATCCGAGCTCCCAGGAtattgatggagaaatcgtgatgagggtgggaggaggcaagaagcatggtcgGTATTGGATTGGCGACAGCGTAattgacacggcctctactcccactctctcccagatcagAGCAAGGAGCACGGACTCGAGCCCagcgatacgcccacggccgacCACTGCACAGTTCCAGATAGAGGCTCTACAG GCCCAGGTGGAAGCAGAAAAGAAGCaacgggaggagatggaggcgagggTGGAGCGGTTagaggccgagcggcagaggatggacgAAGAAAGtcggttgaggatggaccaaatgttccaatacatgcagaattttgcatcgagtatgggtcaacctttgccaccgccaccgatgctattcccttcacctcagccacccacaactactcca aatcaatcggcggcatcaaataatcagtttcaagacccggatttgtcgcagaggttccaagggcctacgcagtga